GACAGAGCCATTCCCATGTTCTACGAAGAGGAAGAGCTGGAAACACAGGAACAAGCCCATAGCACAACTGGCATCATCAACGAACCCGGCAAGGGTGAGAACAAAGACAAAAAGAAAAAGCTGCGTCTGGCAGGTTCAATCTCAGACACCCTTTCACTCAAGGATGGCAGCAATTCATTTTCAGCCAGCGCTACCTGGTCACCCGCCCCCAACTGGTTTGCAAGTGGCAATGTCTCTGTCAGGAATGGCGAGTTGGGTTATTCATGGAGTGCGGGTTATGCCGACTGGGAACCGGGCACATGGTCAGCGCAGATCAACAACTGGGGGCCATTGAAGCCGGGTGAAGGGCTGGCTCTAGATAAGGCGGTCACCAATATCGGCTACAAGTTCAAATCTAATACACTGGAAAAGCACAAAATGGCGGCTTCCGGCAATCTAAGTGTTCCGGTCAACGGCGAACCCAGCGTTAGTGGAACCGTGCAATGGTCACCAAAACACAACTGGTACGGACGCGCCACCGCCAGCGTTCCACTGGATGGCGGCAAACCAAACTGGAATTACGGGCTCGGCTATACAGACCCACGCCCCGGCAAATGGCGGGTCGAATATTCTAATTACGGCCAGAACGATTTTCTGGGCGACAATCCTGGGGATGGTTCCATCATCATCAGCCGGGGTTGGCAATTCTAGCCGAAACCTGTTGCGGTGAATTCGTATCATAAGTGCATAACCCGTGAACCGAGACGGGAGGCTGCTTTCCTCCAGGGGACAGAAGCGAGATGAGGTAAAAAGCATCCCGAAAAACCAGCTGGGCTGATTCTTCATTCCGTTGGGGCAGGCATCGCTGTATGTGTTTTTCATCCACGTCTTCCTGCTGCTGGCAATCGCCAATACGCCGCTGCCGGGGTACGGCAATTTCTGGATAAACACCGGTATCCATGCAGGTTTGCTGTCGCTGGTATGGGTGATGGTAAAAAAGGAATTCCTGTTCCGCTGGATTCCGCACTAAACTTGACGAAATGAATAGTATCGCATCTTATGCCGCTGATCCTGCCTACACACAGGGTCGCTGTTATTCGGAACCCGCGCCGCAATACCGCAGCGAATTCCAGCGCGACCGCGACCGCATCATCCACGCCAAGGCGTTCCGGCGGCTGGAATACAAGACGCAGGTGTTCGTCAACCACGAAGGCGACCTCTACCGCACCCGCCTGACCCATTCGCTGGAAGTGGCGCAGATTGCCCGTTCCGTCGCCCGCAGCATGGGGCTGAACGAAGATTTGACCGAAGCGATTGCGCTTTCCCACGACCTCGGCCACACGCCGTTCGGCCATGCGGGGCAGGATGAACTCAACGACTGCATGAAAGCCTACGGCGGCTTTGAACACAACCTACAATCGCTGCGGGTGGTCGATGTGCTGGAAGACAGCTATGCCGATTTCCCTGGCATCAACCTGACGTTTGAAACCCGCGAAGGCATCCTCAAGCATTGCGCAGTCAAACATGCGCAGCAGCTTGGTGATGTGGGTCAACGCTTCCTTAACAAAACCCAGCCCTCGCTGGAAGCACAACTCACCAACCTGGCTGACGAAATCGCCTACAACAACCACGACATTGAGGATGGTTTGCGTTCCGGCCTGATCACGCTGGAACAATTGCAGGCTGTGCCGGTGTTTGCGGAGGAATATCAGCGCGTGTTGCAGGCATATCCCGGTTTGCAGGGGCGGCGGCTGATCCGCGAAGTGTTGCGGCGCATGATCGGCAAGATGGTGATTGACCTGATCGAAAGCAGTCAGGCTGCACTTCAGGCTTCCGGCGTGCAGACGCTGGCGGAGGTGCGCCGTCAGCCCGCCGCGCTGATGCGCTACGGCGACGACATGCGCCAGCAGAAAAATGCGCTGAAGAAATTCCTGCGCAACAACCTGTATTTCCACCCCACCGTTTATCGCATGACCTGGCGGGCGCGCAAGGTGGTGCGGGCGCTGTTCGATGCTTACATGCAGGATACGCGCCTGCTGACGCCAAAGTTCCAGGCATTTGCCCGACAATATGAAGCCGACGATGGCGAGGCCGGGCGGGCGCGGGCAATTGCCGATTTCATCGCGGGCATGACCGACCGTTACGCGATGCGCGAATACGGGCAGTTGTTTGATTTGTCAGGCTTGCGTTGAGGCACTTTCCCTGTCCAGCAGTTGCTGCACGGTCAGGTGCTGATTCTGCGCCACCGCTTCCAGCCACTGCTCATCCAACCCGGTGCGTTGCCGGATTTGCTGTGCCTGCCGCTGCTGTTTAGCGCTTCCCTGCCAGAAATGGCGGCGGATGTCGGCCACCGTCAAAGTATCCGGCGCAACCCGCAGCAGGTAATGTGGCGGTTCTTCATCGTCACGGCTGAGGATGCCGTAGCCGATCAGTTCCCGCAATGAATCTTCCAGCAGAAAACGGGACACCGGAATGCGGCGGCGCAATTCATCCAGCGTGGGCGGAGCCTGCTGGCCAAGGAAACGCTGGCCGATTTCCCGCAGTACCAGCACTGCCAGCAATTCACGGGTTTGCACGCTGGTTTCCTCTGGCTGCTGGCTCATGCGCACCGCATCGGGGTACTGGAAATAGTACGCCAGCCGCGAGCCGGTCAGCACAATGACCCAACCGACATACAGCCACAACATGAACAAAAACAGGCTGGCAAAAATGGAATAAATCGCCGTCTGCTGCCCGGAACTGACCACGAAAGAAGCAAACAGCCAGCCCGCCACCTGCCACATGATGCCCGCGATCGCTGCGCCGCCCAGCGCTGCCAGCGGTTTCACCCGCGTGTTGGGCATGAACAGGTACAGGAAAGTAAATGCCAACACCACCAGCATCACCGGCAGCAGTTTCAGCAAGCCCGCCAGCACCATGCCGAACGGCTCGGTCTGGGTAATGGTTTGTACCAGGTTGGTATTTTGCAGGGAAGTCCACA
The sequence above is drawn from the Thiothrix nivea DSM 5205 genome and encodes:
- a CDS encoding deoxyguanosinetriphosphate triphosphohydrolase, with translation MNSIASYAADPAYTQGRCYSEPAPQYRSEFQRDRDRIIHAKAFRRLEYKTQVFVNHEGDLYRTRLTHSLEVAQIARSVARSMGLNEDLTEAIALSHDLGHTPFGHAGQDELNDCMKAYGGFEHNLQSLRVVDVLEDSYADFPGINLTFETREGILKHCAVKHAQQLGDVGQRFLNKTQPSLEAQLTNLADEIAYNNHDIEDGLRSGLITLEQLQAVPVFAEEYQRVLQAYPGLQGRRLIREVLRRMIGKMVIDLIESSQAALQASGVQTLAEVRRQPAALMRYGDDMRQQKNALKKFLRNNLYFHPTVYRMTWRARKVVRALFDAYMQDTRLLTPKFQAFARQYEADDGEAGRARAIADFIAGMTDRYAMREYGQLFDLSGLR
- a CDS encoding YihY/virulence factor BrkB family protein, which gives rise to MPNKLPDFLKALPVALFHDIQRGEITLRAMSLVYTTLLSLAPLLALSFSVLKGFGVHNQMEPLLLSLLTPLGGKAEEFTRQILGFVDNIQVGVLGVTGLAVLLYTVIGLMQKIESAFNHIWHVKQPRSLVSQFRDYLSVILVGPILMFTALGLWTSLQNTNLVQTITQTEPFGMVLAGLLKLLPVMLVVLAFTFLYLFMPNTRVKPLAALGGAAIAGIMWQVAGWLFASFVVSSGQQTAIYSIFASLFLFMLWLYVGWVIVLTGSRLAYYFQYPDAVRMSQQPEETSVQTRELLAVLVLREIGQRFLGQQAPPTLDELRRRIPVSRFLLEDSLRELIGYGILSRDDEEPPHYLLRVAPDTLTVADIRRHFWQGSAKQQRQAQQIRQRTGLDEQWLEAVAQNQHLTVQQLLDRESASTQA
- the opgC gene encoding OpgC domain-containing protein: MGQASLYVFFIHVFLLLAIANTPLPGYGNFWINTGIHAGLLSLVWVMVKKEFLFRWIPH